The Leisingera daeponensis DSM 23529 genome includes the window AGCCCCTCTTTCCGCATCCCGCTGATCAGATCGTTGATCCAATCCAGTTCTTCAGACCCCATGGCGCCGCCTTCGCCCGCGTGCGGGTTCAGTCCCGCGACGGCGATGCGGGGGGACGCGATGCCAAATTGATCGCGCAGCCCGGCGGCGGTGATCTCGATGGTTTCGCGCAGAAGGCCCGGGGTCAGCACCTTGGGCACGTCCGCAAGCGCGATGTGGATGGTGGCGGGCACCACCCGCAGCTGGGCGCTGGCCAGCATCATCACCACCCGGTCGCGGCCCGCCAGGGCAGCGAGGAATTCTGTATGGCCAGGATAGGAAAATCCCGCGCCGTCGATCAGCGCCTTCTTGTGGATGGGAGCAGTGCAGACCGCGGAAGCCTCGCCCTGCTGGACCAGCCGGACAGCGGTTTCGATGGACTGGATCACACCGGCAGCGTTGGCCGGGTCGGCGGTGCCCTTCACGCTATTGCCGCCAAAGGCGAGGGGCAGCACCGGAAAGCGGTCTGCGCAGGCTGCTGCGGCCTCTGCCGGGGCGGAAATTTCCCGGACCGGAGTGCCGGCGGGCAGGTGGCGCGGGTCGCCGATCCAGACGAGCGGGCAGGCGGCGCGCAGAGTGTCCCAGGCCTTGACAGCGATTTCCGGGCCGATGCCTGCGGGCTCGCCGCAGCTGAGCGCAATGGGCCCGGGCCGGCTCATTTGATGTCGATCCGCGCATCCGCGCGCAGCTGCTCCAGGTAGCTGTCGACCAGCGAAGTCATCCGCTGCGCCGTAAGCGCATTCGCCACGGTTTCGCGGTTTGCGCCCTCGCCAAGGTCGGCGGTGCGGCCGCAGAGCATAAGCACCATCAGGGTCTGGCCGTTGTTGCGGGTCAGCGCGGTGGAGGTCTCGCCCGGGTCAAGCTTGGCCAGTTCCAGCGCGATATCGCTGGGGATCTCCGCAGGCGGCAGGCTTTCGACCGCCAGAACAGACGGATCCCGCCCCTGCGCCAGGCCATAGAAGTCCTCGCAGGTGTCGACGCTGTTCACCACCTGCTGCGCGGCGGCCAGAGCTTCGGGCGTGCGCCCGCCGGGCAGGAAATAGGTGGCATATTCAATGGCGGAAAAGCGCGGGGCGGCGCCTTCAACCTCGCGCAGGCCGCGCATCTGGAACAGCGCTACCGCGCCCTGCAGCGGCAGCGGCTCGGAAATCTCGCCCGGCTGCAGTGCCAGCACAACCTCTTGCAGCTGCGGCGGCAGCTTGGTCAGCGGCATCCAAGGCAGGCGGCCGCCATCGCCGCGGCTGCCTGCCGCCGA containing:
- the pdxA gene encoding 4-hydroxythreonine-4-phosphate dehydrogenase PdxA; translated protein: MSRPGPIALSCGEPAGIGPEIAVKAWDTLRAACPLVWIGDPRHLPAGTPVREISAPAEAAAACADRFPVLPLAFGGNSVKGTADPANAAGVIQSIETAVRLVQQGEASAVCTAPIHKKALIDGAGFSYPGHTEFLAALAGRDRVVMMLASAQLRVVPATIHIALADVPKVLTPGLLRETIEITAAGLRDQFGIASPRIAVAGLNPHAGEGGAMGSEELDWINDLISGMRKEGLAVTGPHPADTLFHAAARARYDAAVCMYHDQALIPIKTLDFDRGVNVTLGLPFIRTSPDHGTAFDIAGTGQANPSSLIEALKLAQRMAASP